One stretch of Nitratiruptor tergarcus DSM 16512 DNA includes these proteins:
- a CDS encoding Rad52/Rad22 family DNA repair protein, which translates to MFTDKQIQLLKYNLDGKRVKTRKQGNIILSYLEGHDIIDTANFILGFGNWSYKVTALDQVSEETNQNGNIVIGYRAIVKVTVYNIYRKASVTREDVGFGTGVAKEYAMAHEGAGKEAVTDALKRAFRTFGNQFGNALYDKEQKNVDHSQQSIKSQHTDSNNQTQQDPYVKLKQLGLGVEERDGELIVTGSTYGKQQYIKPLGFRWDASRKVWYQPIQKQVA; encoded by the coding sequence ATGTTTACAGACAAACAGATTCAACTATTAAAATACAATCTTGATGGAAAACGGGTTAAAACCAGAAAGCAAGGAAATATTATCTTAAGCTATCTGGAAGGGCACGATATTATCGATACTGCAAACTTCATCTTAGGATTTGGAAACTGGAGCTACAAAGTTACCGCATTAGATCAAGTCAGCGAAGAGACCAATCAAAACGGCAATATAGTAATCGGATATCGGGCTATTGTGAAAGTGACCGTTTACAACATATACCGAAAAGCAAGTGTTACAAGAGAAGATGTGGGCTTTGGAACAGGTGTTGCAAAAGAGTATGCCATGGCGCATGAAGGAGCAGGCAAGGAGGCAGTGACAGATGCTTTGAAAAGAGCCTTCAGAACCTTTGGCAACCAGTTTGGCAATGCCCTCTATGACAAAGAACAGAAGAATGTGGATCACAGCCAGCAATCCATCAAATCACAACATACTGATTCTAACAATCAGACACAACAAGACCCCTATGTAAAACTCAAACAGCTGGGACTCGGTGTAGAAGAAAGAGACGGCGAGCTTATCGTTACAGGATCAACATATGGAAAGCAGCAATATATCAAACCGTTGGGCTTTCGATGGGATGCGAGTAGAAAAGTGTGGTATCAGCCGATACAGAAGCAGGTGGCGTGA
- a CDS encoding DUF932 domain-containing protein, with protein sequence MYRFACANGLVIANSVFKSYKIRHIGYKESNVLAALENIASFKPTLQKKISLFESIRLSADEKLAFANAAIPLRFNEHIEVNTDDIVRPRREEDQKDDLYTVFNVIQENLLRGNLKVTNKNSGKSYRSRQIRSILKDIQINQALWNIAEQIAKSQSNHLAIAA encoded by the coding sequence ATCTACCGCTTTGCCTGCGCCAACGGTCTGGTAATAGCCAACAGTGTGTTTAAAAGCTATAAAATCAGACACATCGGATACAAAGAGAGTAATGTTCTTGCAGCTTTGGAGAATATCGCATCCTTCAAACCAACGCTGCAAAAAAAGATCAGTTTATTTGAATCCATCAGACTTTCTGCTGATGAAAAGCTTGCATTTGCCAATGCTGCAATACCTCTGAGGTTTAATGAGCATATAGAGGTCAATACCGATGATATTGTAAGACCCAGAAGAGAAGAGGATCAAAAAGATGATCTTTACACAGTTTTTAATGTTATTCAGGAAAACCTGCTTCGGGGAAATCTAAAAGTAACAAACAAAAATAGTGGCAAAAGTTACAGAAGCAGACAGATTCGATCTATCTTGAAAGATATTCAAATCAATCAGGCTCTTTGGAATATTGCGGAACAAATTGCTAAATCACAATCAAACCATCTTGCTATTGCTGCATAA
- a CDS encoding siphovirus Gp157 family protein, with protein MKTTNYRLQTEIEHLTSPSKKEWFKNYLKEILESDKPYYVKCDYIALSFLELDNKIAYLSSEIKILTELKKKLQQAKTLGLEIAAEILQEYGIDKIEGTAISSFTITPPRKNIKTDIRIKDPQKVMELGYVKFDVDKKAIEKALQFPELFEELEPYVDVEYIEEDVPARLKINKKRNSVNSADTVEIINAA; from the coding sequence ATGAAAACAACCAACTACAGACTGCAAACTGAAATTGAGCATCTCACTTCACCATCGAAAAAAGAGTGGTTCAAGAACTATCTCAAAGAGATTTTGGAATCAGACAAGCCATACTATGTCAAATGCGACTACATTGCACTGTCCTTCTTGGAGCTGGACAACAAAATAGCCTATTTAAGCAGTGAGATAAAAATTCTTACTGAACTGAAGAAAAAGCTGCAGCAGGCTAAAACATTGGGACTGGAAATTGCAGCTGAAATACTGCAAGAGTATGGCATAGATAAAATTGAAGGCACTGCCATCTCATCCTTTACCATTACGCCACCAAGAAAAAATATAAAAACTGATATACGCATCAAAGATCCCCAAAAAGTGATGGAGCTTGGCTATGTCAAATTTGATGTGGACAAAAAAGCAATAGAAAAAGCCCTGCAATTTCCAGAACTCTTTGAAGAGCTGGAACCATATGTAGATGTTGAATACATAGAAGAAGATGTGCCTGCAAGGCTGAAAATCAACAAAAAACGAAACAGTGTCAATTCTGCCGATACGGTGGAGATAATTAATGCTGCCTAA